Genomic segment of Picrophilus oshimae DSM 9789:
ATGAAAATCCCTGAAGAAATACAAATGAGAAGAGGCCAAGAAATAATGATATTACAGCACCAAGCGCAGAACCACTTGATATTCCTATTATATATGGCTCTGTTATCGGATTTTTGAATATGCTCTGAACAACAGCACCGCCTATGCCGAGTGATGACCCAACTATGACTGCACCAAGTATTTCTGGCTCCCTTAGATAAACCACGATCTCGTAGCTTGAATACTTTACATGCATGTTAATTCTAAATATTTCCTCCAGAAGTATGTCAAGGATCCTTGATGCGGGTATGTACACGGGTCCTATGAAAAGTGAGATAAAGAATATTAAAAAAAGCAGGAATAAAAGGATAATAATCTTTGTGTAAACATACCGCATGGAAGCACCCTGGTTAAAGACCGTATCCTGGGCCGTATTTTAATTTTAATGGAAATGACGGTAGTGAGAAATTTCTTAATGATGGATGCACTGTAATCATAAGCCAGTAAACAGCGTATACAAAACGAAAATCAGGCTCGTTGAAGAGGTTTGATATATTTCCTGTTAATGTAAATACCATGTGATCCCTTACCGCATTTGTCTGCGAAAACGGCGTTTCATTAACCACAGAGTATGGTATGTAATCATTTAATATTATAACATCAGGGTTTGAGCTTTCTATTAATTCCCTGGATATCGTGTAATAACCATTATTATTTGCAATGTTTTTTAAATGAACCATGTTAAAAGCATCGTTTATAAATGTATTGTTTCCTGCAGTCCAGTAGCCTGGATATAAATAGTAGAATACCGATAGGTATTTGTAATTCTTCATAACACTGTTAATATCATTTATTGATTCGTTTATCCATTGATTTATCAATGTTGCATTAACAGTTTTTCCTGTTAATGATCCAAGTGATGATGTCATGCATTCGATACCAGATATATTCGATGGATTGTATTCCAGGAACGTTATACCAACGGAATTGAGCTTGTTTATCGTTGATTGTGGTATTAAATCAGTTCCTATTACAACCTGGGCTGACAGGTTGATTATTTCCTCAATATTTGCACTTTCAAGGTTTCCGGCCACTGTAATGTTTTCATGTGGAGGATAGCAGTCATAGATATTTCCACCGACGATGTAATTGTATGCACCAAGGGCATAAAGCGTTGCCGTTGCTGCTGGATCAAGTGAAACAATTCTTGTAACAGTATGATTGAATG
This window contains:
- a CDS encoding ABC transporter substrate-binding protein is translated as MNKKVIASLIIVVIIIISGISYVYIHSNTATSGKITVKAYNGNFSFNHTVTRIVSLDPAATATLYALGAYNYIVGGNIYDCYPPHENITVAGNLESANIEEIINLSAQVVIGTDLIPQSTINKLNSVGITFLEYNPSNISGIECMTSSLGSLTGKTVNATLINQWINESINDINSVMKNYKYLSVFYYLYPGYWTAGNNTFINDAFNMVHLKNIANNNGYYTISRELIESSNPDVIILNDYIPYSVVNETPFSQTNAVRDHMVFTLTGNISNLFNEPDFRFVYAVYWLMITVHPSLRNFSLPSFPLKLKYGPGYGL